Proteins encoded by one window of Campylobacter concisus:
- a CDS encoding COG3400 family protein — protein MKKILIIADGTFARNFLNRLLETKSNLHHYIVVSSEDYSQKSNYENFTFYQFDPTSLSKLKSVSDGYFSQFCIVCDDKNEAVAVYENLRQISTKTETVFMSSWELDEKCKEIFAIDKHLSVVDIRDIAASRLMDYLPDLPVLADNIGLSEGEIMEVKVPIGSSYMYRHISSVAQKKWRIALIYRGSEIILPKPNVMIQPSDILLIVGDPNVLQNVYRSIKRESGQFPSPFGSNIYVLIDMISMDKERVSKLIKDSLYLHSKLNNKRLFFRVINPTLGENLDTLKAIKEKNIIVLMDYFNSDNKSIKHDVLKHDIGLILSDDKYFFKFKKLFYELKLPVLKTGKILLSNIKEGVILGDQSQEVENQSAVITDCCAQLDLEMKFYYFDNKHSDDEALREHFESISALFSKRIKIENHNLKNPLVKLKNTKDLLHFVMFTKSVANGGAFAFLSTNLNRLYKKLSQNAQLFVPVSE, from the coding sequence CAGTCAAAAATCAAATTATGAAAATTTTACATTTTACCAGTTTGACCCAACTAGCCTCTCAAAGCTAAAAAGCGTGAGCGATGGCTATTTTAGTCAGTTTTGTATAGTTTGTGATGATAAAAATGAGGCGGTTGCTGTTTATGAAAATTTAAGACAGATCAGCACAAAGACCGAGACTGTTTTTATGAGTTCATGGGAGCTTGATGAAAAATGCAAAGAAATATTTGCAATCGATAAACACTTAAGCGTGGTTGATATCAGAGATATTGCAGCATCAAGGCTTATGGACTATTTACCAGATCTACCAGTTTTAGCTGATAATATCGGGCTTAGTGAGGGCGAGATCATGGAAGTTAAGGTGCCAATAGGTAGCTCTTATATGTATCGTCACATTAGCTCAGTGGCTCAAAAGAAATGGCGAATAGCTCTCATATATCGAGGCAGCGAGATCATCTTGCCAAAGCCAAATGTAATGATACAGCCAAGCGATATACTGCTAATAGTTGGTGATCCAAATGTGCTTCAAAATGTTTACCGCTCGATCAAGCGTGAAAGTGGACAGTTTCCAAGTCCATTTGGTAGCAATATCTATGTGCTGATCGACATGATCTCAATGGATAAAGAACGTGTTAGCAAGCTCATAAAGGATAGCTTGTATTTGCATTCAAAGCTAAATAATAAACGCCTTTTTTTTAGAGTGATAAATCCAACTTTAGGTGAAAATTTAGATACTTTAAAAGCGATAAAAGAGAAAAATATCATTGTTTTGATGGATTATTTTAATAGTGATAACAAATCTATAAAACATGATGTGTTAAAGCACGATATCGGCCTAATCTTAAGTGATGATAAGTATTTTTTTAAATTTAAAAAGCTATTTTATGAGCTAAAACTTCCAGTGCTAAAAACGGGTAAAATTTTGCTCTCAAATATAAAAGAGGGCGTTATACTAGGTGATCAAAGTCAAGAAGTGGAGAATCAATCAGCTGTGATAACAGACTGCTGTGCACAGCTTGATTTGGAGATGAAATTTTACTATTTTGACAATAAACACAGCGATGATGAAGCGTTAAGAGAGCATTTTGAGAGCATTAGTGCGCTATTTTCTAAACGCATAAAGATAGAAAATCACAATCTAAAAAATCCACTTGTAAAACTAAAAAATACAAAAGATTTGCTTCATTTTGTAATGTTTACTAAAAGCGTGGCAAATGGTGGGGCATTTGCCTTTTTATCTACAAATTTAAATAGGCTTTATAAAAAACTAAGCCAAAATGCGCAGCTTTTTGTGCCAGTAAGTGAGTAA